The Triticum aestivum cultivar Chinese Spring chromosome 7B, IWGSC CS RefSeq v2.1, whole genome shotgun sequence genome window below encodes:
- the LOC123158795 gene encoding NAC domain-containing protein 43-like: protein MIAKEEKELVPQLRFPAGYHFRPTDEELLDVYLRAKIDGREPPLDVFMDVDILDWDPAELVEKRKAYGEGRYFFTKRTECPANKNGEPRRKLYKVKASWKATGCPGIIYRSATGEKIGTKRILTYYSGGVECDKWSMNEYVMTGRAGLDQWILCTIQEKLHWEAKSSKHAAGKMAEDTSSKGKTVATGARKVPKTKRQKKEKMDPSQPHKTQEQLQQPQQKQETTPDVFSEPPTMFTSDHHALHEEEIMEQDFTTKMIQVVVQQEHPYGDQHYLDAPAPQETTYEGPGEPPLKPHHQHGYHAWLEEQQHQELEDPFSVQHQFDPFNTMIFQGHTGQEPTPGWWQQHQPSYIDNYHQFFLPANGMEHASGCQLPHQQTLYPLGTPGSHGDFKPTSQHELQFPLDPAKPNEQQTSPDSVLGVCQHCQLTSADKVACSLCCCGGFNSEMK from the exons ATGATAGCCAAAGAGGAGAAAGAGCTGGTGCCGCAGCTGCGGTTCCCGGCGGGATACCACTTCCGGCCAACCGACGAGGAGCTCCTCGACGTCTACCTCCGCGCCAAGATCGACGGACGGGAGCCGCCGCTGGACGTGTTCATGGACGTGGACATCCTCGACTGGGACCCCGCCGAGCTCGTCG AGAAGCGCAAGGCCTACGGGGAGGGCAGATACTTCTTCACGAAAAGAACTGAGTGTCCGGCGAACAAGAACGGCGAGCCGCGCCGGAAGCTGTACAAGGTGAAGGCGAGCTGGAAGGCCACGGGGTGCCCAGGGATCATCTACCGCAGTGCGACGGGCGAGAAAATCGGGACAAAAAGGATCCTCACCTACTATTCCGGCGGCGTCGAGTGTGATAAGTGGAGCATGAACGAGTACGTCATGACAGGCAGGGCAGGG CTGGATCAGTGGATCTTGTGCACAATACAGGAGAAGTTACACTGGGAGGCCAAAAGCAGCAAACACGCAGCAGGCAAGATGGCAGAAGACACTAGTAGCAAAGGCAAGACAGTGGCAACAGGCGCTAGAAAGGTGCCCAAGACCAAAAGACAGAAGAAGGAGAAGATGGACCCCTCCCAGCCACATAAAACTCAGGAACAACTGCAGCAACCACAGCAAAAACAAGAGACCACACCTGACGTATTCTCCGAACCGCCAACAATGTTTACAAGTGATCACCATGCTTTGCATGAAGAAGAGATCATGGAGCAGGACTTCACAACCAAGATGATCCAAGTCGTTGTCCAGCAAGAACACCCATATGGAGATCAGCATTACCTTGACGCCCCAGCGCCACAAGAGACAACATACGAAGGACCCGGCGAGCCACCGTTGAAGCCGCACCACCAGCATGGTTACCATGCTTGGCTGGAAGAGCAACAACATCAGGAGCTTGAGGATCCGTTCTCCGTTCAACATCAGTTTGACCCATTCAACACCATGATATTTCAGGGCCACACAGGTCAAGAACCAACACCTGGGTGGTGGCAGCAGCACCAGCCAAGCTACATAGATAATTATCATCAGTTTTTCCTGCCAGCCAATGGCATGGAGCATGCCAGCGGGTGTCAGCTTCCGCACCAACAGACTCTTTATCCGCTTGGAACACCAGGATCCCATGGGGACTTCAAACCAACTTCACAACATGAACTGCAATTCCCATTGGACCCCGCAAAACCCAACGAGCAGCAAACAAGTCCCGATTCTGTGCTCGGCGTGTGTCAACATTGTCAGCTGACTAGTGCGGATAAGGTCGCGTGCTCCCTATGTTGTTGTGGTGGATTTAATTCGGAGATGAAGTAA